The Prunus persica cultivar Lovell chromosome G8, Prunus_persica_NCBIv2, whole genome shotgun sequence genome includes a region encoding these proteins:
- the LOC18766727 gene encoding uncharacterized protein LOC18766727: MASILSAGRFKELLKKYGKVALGVHFSVSAASITGLYVAINNNLDVELLLDKLHMGSVSSKDESTQNPPEISDGSVFRDRPTSEIGPSTVVIEEKKRNRTAELAASTGGALALAVLCNKALFPLRVPITLALTPPLSRFLARRRFIKTGGL; encoded by the coding sequence ATGGCTTCCATCCTCAGTGCTGGCCGATTCAAAGAGCTCCTGAAGAAGTACGGCAAGGTGGCACTTGGGGTCCATTTCTCAGTCTCAGCTGCCTCAATTACAGGCCTCTACGTAGCCATCAACAACAACCTCGACGTGGAGTTGCTGCTCGACAAGCTTCACATGGGAAGCGTCTCCTCCAAAGACGAAagcacccaaaacccacccgAAATCTCTGATGGGTCGGTGTTTCGCGACAGACCCACCTCCGAAATTGGCCCATCAACGGTTGTGATtgaggaaaagaagaggaatcGGACGGCTGAGCTCGCGGCTTCAACTGGTGGGGCACTAGCATTGGCTGTGCTCTGTAACAAGGCTCTGTTTCCCCTTCGGGTTCCGATTACTCTGGCGCTTACACCTCCGTTGTCGAGGTTTTTGGCTCGGAGAAGGTTCATCAAGACCGGTGGTCTATGA
- the LOC18768323 gene encoding transcription factor ABORTED MICROSPORES: MPSLIQRLRSLVGLKGWDYCVIWKLSEDQRFIEWMDCCCSGTEITQYDAGQDLLFPPVLPCRDTMLQHPRTTACDLLAKMPSSLPLDSGIYAETLISNQSSWLNFSNNTCLSTLEETVGTKVLIPIPGGLIELLVTKQVFEDQHVIDFITAQYSISMEQDTLDNITGTSIMSEIESKNLLDNGNDQMDINNVRFQPPLSSRICSKLDNLKYNNNSPIKFLQQFTNYTLGNRTKNSIDVSYGDASHEPFLSDPFICSAENGFQEMEAMERSMMADETQQHMHMQYMEALAPDMDQQDGNDRQDSIIHDELPAADGLSDCSDQIDDDEDDAKYQRRRAGKGPQAKNLVAERKRRKKLNERLFALRALVPNISKLDRASILGDAIEYVQELQKQAKQLQDELDDHAEDEGPKNSGITGHPNNIQSEIQSELDPGGPKTDHQHDSVSKQSQDSDVIHDHKTQQMEPQVEVAQLDGNQFFVKVFCEHKPGGFVRLMEALSSLSLEVINANVTSFRCLVSNVFIVERKDSEMVEADDVRDSLLELTRNPSRWRSEIAKAAENGVGFDNHDDHDHHHHQHLHNRHFNPFHLHHLPNET; this comes from the exons ATGCCAAGCCTCATACAGAGACTTAGATCCCTTGTGGGTTTGAAAGGCTGGGACTATTGTGTTATCTGGAAACTGAGTGAAGACCAAAG gTTCATTGAGTGGATGGATTGTTGCTGTTCAGGGACTGAAATCACCCAATATGATGCTGGACAAGATCTTCTTTTCCCTCCAGTCCTTCCTTGTAGGGATACCATGTTACAGCATCCAAGAACCACAGCTTGTGATCTTCTTGCCAAAATGCCTTCTTCCCTACCCCTAGACTCCGG GATTTATGCAGAGACCTTGATATCAAACCAATCCAGTTGGTTAAACTTCTCTAATAACACATGTTTAAGTACTCTAGAG GAAACAGTTGGTACCAAGGTTTTGATTCCAATACCAGGAGGATTAATTGAGCTGCTTGTTACCAAACAA GTATTTGAAGATCAGCATGTTATTGATTTTATCACAGCCCAATACAGCATCTCAATGGAGCAGGACACCCTCGATAACATAACCGGTACGAGTATaatgagtgaaatcgaatcaaAGAACCTCTTAGATAATGGAAATGATCAAATGGATATCAACAATGTTCGTTTCCAGCCACCCCTTTCCTCTAGAATTTGTTCTAAGTTAGATAATCTGAAGTACAATAACAATTCTCCAATCAAATTCTTGCAGCAATTTACTAATTACACCTTGGGAAACAGAACCAAGAATAGTATTGATGTTTCTTATGGAGATGCATCACATGAACCATTTCTTTCAGATCCATTTATTTGCTCAGCAGAAAACGGGTTTCAAGAGATGGAGGCAATGGAGAGGTCCATGATGGCTGATGAGACACAACAACACATGCATATGCAATACATGGAGGCATTAGCACCAGACATGGATCAGCAGGACGGCAATGATAGGCAGGACTCGATTATACATGACGAACTACCAGCTGCAGATGGACTGTCAGATTGCAGTGACCagattgatgatgatgaggatgatgcaaAATACCAGAGAAGGAGGGCAGGGAAAGGGCCTCAAGCCAAAAACCTTGTTgctgagagaaagagaaggaagaagcttAATGAAAGACTTTTTGCTCTTAGAGCTCTGGTTCCCAATATTTCCAAG TTGGATAGGGCTTCCATTCTTGGGGATGCAATCGAGTATGTGCAGGAGTTGCAGAAGCAAGCTAAACAACTCCAAGATGAGCTTGATGATCATGCAGAGGATGAAGGTCCAAAGAACTCTGGCATCACTGGCCACCCCAACAATATACAATCAGAgattcaaagtgaacttgaccCTGGGGGCCCTAAAACTGATCATCAACACGATAGCGTCTCCAAACAAAGCCAAGATTCAGATGTTATCCATGACCACAAGACACAACAGATGGag CCCCAAGTGGAAGTGGCTCAATTAGATGGAAATCAGTTCTTTGTTAAAGTGTTCTGTGAGCACAAGCCTGGTGGATTTGTGAGATTGATGGAGGCTTTGAGCTCTCTAAGCCTGGAAGTTATTAATGCCAATGTGACTAGCTTCAGATGCCTGGTGTCCAATGTTTTCATCGTAGAG AGAAAGGATAGTGAGATGGTTGAAGCTGATGATGTGAGGGACTCCTTGCTAGAGCTAACAAGGAACCCATCAAGATGGCGTAGTGAGATAGCTAAAGCCGCAGAGAATGGCGTCGGCTTCGACAACCATGACGACCAtgaccatcaccaccaccaacacctCCACAACCGCCATTTTAATCCCTTCCACTTGCACCATCTTCCTAATGAAACATGA